In Priestia megaterium NBRC 15308 = ATCC 14581, the following proteins share a genomic window:
- a CDS encoding spore coat protein, whose protein sequence is MNPIIENLTGMNALSDQVVAMDLLIAAKSGVRNYAMAVTEAGTPEIKEMLTRHLVEALDMHEQISAYMVEKGWYHAWDTNEQITLDLNNIDTALNLPTL, encoded by the coding sequence ATGAATCCAATTATTGAAAATTTAACTGGCATGAATGCCCTATCGGATCAAGTGGTTGCAATGGATTTATTGATTGCAGCTAAAAGTGGAGTTAGAAATTATGCCATGGCAGTTACGGAGGCCGGAACGCCTGAAATTAAAGAAATGCTCACTCGCCATTTAGTGGAAGCTCTTGATATGCATGAACAAATTTCTGCATACATGGTGGAAAAAGGATGGTACCATGCTTGGGATACAAATGAACAAATCACTTTAGATTTAAATAATATCGATACAGCGT
- a CDS encoding spore coat protein → MNHDYLDPINSLHVPELADTTFAMDFLLRAKEGVRNIAVALTESASPDVRTLLREQLMQGIAMHQEITELMISKKWFHPYELSEQYQLDQLSANNTLMIGKMNLFPVETNRKGLFDRTPDEH, encoded by the coding sequence GTGAATCATGACTATTTAGATCCTATAAACTCGCTACACGTACCAGAGCTCGCAGATACTACATTTGCGATGGACTTTCTTCTTCGTGCCAAGGAAGGTGTTCGCAATATCGCAGTCGCATTAACGGAGTCCGCATCACCTGATGTTAGAACCCTCTTACGAGAACAGTTAATGCAAGGGATTGCCATGCACCAAGAAATTACAGAACTAATGATTAGTAAAAAATGGTTCCATCCATACGAATTAAGTGAACAATATCAACTAGACCAACTCTCTGCCAACAATACATTGATGATTGGCAAAATGAATTTATTTCCTGTTGAGACCAACAGAAAAGGTCTGTTTGACCGAACACCTGATGAACACTAA
- a CDS encoding zinc-dependent alcohol dehydrogenase: MKAVTYQGIKNVVVKEVPDPKIQKRDDMIIKVTSTAICGSDLHLIHGMIPNLQENYVIGHEPMGIVEEVGPDVTKVKKGDRVIIPFNIACGECLYCKNHLESQCDNSNDNGDMGAYFGYSGTTGGYPGGQAEYLRVPFANFTHFKIPETCEEPDEKLAVIADAMTTGYWSVDNAGVKGGDTVIVLGCGPVGLFAQKFCWLKGAKRVIAVDYVDYRLQHAKRTNKVEIVNFAHFENAGMHLKEMTKGGADVVIDAVGMDGKMTDMEFLASGMKLQGGAFGAFIMASQAVRKGGTIQVTGVYGGKYNGFPMGDIMNRNVNIRSGQAPVIHYMPYMFELVSTGKIDPGDVVSHVLPLSEAKRGYEIFDTKMDNCIKVLLKP; encoded by the coding sequence ATGAAGGCAGTAACGTATCAAGGTATTAAAAATGTTGTAGTCAAAGAAGTTCCAGATCCAAAGATTCAAAAACGAGATGACATGATTATTAAAGTAACCAGTACAGCTATATGCGGGTCTGATTTACATTTAATTCATGGCATGATTCCTAACCTGCAAGAAAACTATGTGATTGGCCATGAACCAATGGGAATCGTCGAAGAAGTTGGTCCAGATGTGACGAAAGTAAAAAAGGGAGATCGTGTTATTATTCCTTTTAATATAGCATGCGGTGAATGTCTTTACTGTAAAAACCATTTGGAAAGCCAATGTGATAATTCCAATGATAATGGTGATATGGGTGCCTATTTCGGATATTCTGGTACGACGGGTGGTTATCCAGGTGGACAAGCTGAATATTTAAGAGTTCCGTTTGCCAACTTTACTCATTTCAAAATTCCAGAGACTTGTGAAGAACCAGATGAAAAGTTAGCAGTTATTGCCGATGCAATGACTACTGGTTATTGGAGTGTTGACAATGCAGGCGTAAAGGGTGGAGATACAGTTATTGTTCTTGGCTGTGGTCCGGTTGGCCTTTTTGCTCAAAAATTCTGTTGGCTAAAAGGAGCAAAGCGTGTCATTGCCGTAGATTATGTAGATTATCGTTTGCAACACGCCAAACGTACCAACAAAGTTGAAATTGTAAATTTCGCACATTTTGAAAATGCAGGAATGCATTTGAAAGAAATGACGAAGGGCGGCGCTGATGTTGTCATCGATGCAGTTGGTATGGACGGTAAAATGACTGATATGGAGTTCCTTGCGAGTGGAATGAAACTGCAGGGCGGAGCATTTGGTGCGTTTATCATGGCTTCACAAGCAGTACGTAAAGGCGGGACAATCCAAGTTACAGGCGTTTACGGTGGCAAATATAATGGATTCCCAATGGGAGATATTATGAACCGAAACGTCAATATTCGCTCTGGACAAGCACCTGTAATTCACTATATGCCATATATGTTTGAATTAGTTTCGACCGGAAAAATTGATCCAGGAGATGTCGTGAGTCATGTACTTCCACTTAGTGAAGCAAAGCGTGGCTATGAGATTTTTGACACCAAAATGGATAATTGTATAAAAGTCTTGTTAAAACCTTGA